TCAGCGCGTGGCCCATGTGGATGTGGCCGTTGGCGTATGGCGGGCCATCGTGAAGGATCCACAACTGGCGATCTGCCCGAAGCTCCCGGAGCTTGTGATAGATCCCGCGCTCTTCCCAGGAACGCAGAATTTCGGGCTCGCGCTCCGTCAGGTTAGCCTTCATGGGAAAAGACGTCTTGGGGAGGTTGAGTGTCGCCTTGTAGTCCATCAAGCCTCCGAGACAAGAGTGGACTTTGTGACCACAGTCACAAAGAACTTCTATTACAACAAGTTCCAGCGCGGCTTGTCAAGTTACCGCGCTGGCACATCAGGCCTGGGCACCGTACTGCTTGTGCCAGACCCGACGGTAGATTGCGGCGACCGCTGCCGCGCTCAGGCCATACTGCTCTCCGACTTCGCGCATCACCTCGGTCTGGGCGTCCTCGAAGGCTTTCGCCTCTTCGATGTTAGGCAGCTGCGACAGTCCGAAAGTGACCCGGTCGAAGATTAGAACCTCATCGTCACCCGGCTCTGGAGTCGCCGACAGGGCTTGCCTGGATCTATACTTTTCTTGATAGGCCATGCCCAGGCCGAAGCCGAGGCAAAAAATACATACCAACAAGAGGACCAGGAGGAGAAAGTTCATGGGAAAAATTCCTCTGTCACGGCACCGACAGATCCCGCCACCACACGAAGGTGAGACCCTGGAGGACCGAAAGGAACAGCACTGTCACGTCGGCAGCCATGTACAGCGATACAAATCCCCGTATAGTGACGCGCGCGACCAGGATACCAATGACTCCAGCGCTCAGGTTTACCACGAAGAAAACCAGGCTGATCCCGAAACACTCGAGCATCTTGCCGACCGCCTTTCGGATGTCGCGCGCCGGCAGGCCGAGCACTCTTGTGCCAAGCACATAAGCGCCCGCCGAGGTGAAACCGACCAGGATCAGGCTAAAGACTTGCTCCATGCCTCCTCCATCGTTTACAGGTAGCCGGCCGCCCGGTAATAGAATCGAGCCAGGAGCTCCTGCAGGGTTCGACGCATAAGCCGGAGGCGTCCCTCGGGACTCGAAGCCTCGCTTGAGACTTCGTCAGTTGGTGCCGCGAGAACCTCAAAGCCAGCCCGCTCAAATAACCGTTGGGCCCTCGCCATATGGTGCGAGCCGGTCACCAAGAGAATTCTCCGGACACCCTTTTCCCGAAGGAGTGCCCCCGATTTGACGGCTTCCTCCCGCGTGGTCTGTGCCTTGCTCTCTGTGAGGATCACTTCCGGCGAGATCCCCAGCGCACGAGCCAGTTCCTCCCGTACCTCGGCCTCTGCCGGGCCCTCGCCACGGCCAGGGCCCGAAAGGAGCAGGAGGGGGGCGAGTCCCTTCCGGTGTAGGACCATCCCCTCAAGCGCCCGCCGCATAGAAGTATCGCCCAACACGCCATCCGGCTCGACACCGGCCCCGAGCACGACAATTGCCTCTGCCGACTCAAGGCGAGCCGGCGTGCCGAGCCAGCGGATTAAGATATTTGGCAGTGGGGTAAAGGCGGCGGTCAGAAAAAGTGCAACTCCAGCCAGTCCAACGAGGCGGGAGATCCTTGCCCAGTCCATGCGGCTCTGGCTCTCTAGGCCTTCCATCGATGGGCGGTTCATCGCTCCCTCCGTTCGAGCAGTCCCGTACCAACTACCGCATAGCAAAAAAGCGATCAGTGAATTGTTGTCAGCGTTCTCCCCGACTTCTTCGGTTCTTGTCACGTGTGGGAGTCATGAGAGGGTCAGTTGATTCGATCCCTCTCGACTCGCATCAAAGCCATGGTGGCATTCTTGATCCCATCATAGAAGCGGCCCATCATTGCATCGGTTTCCTCGGGGGAAGGCTCGCGATCCTCGACTTGACTCTTGAAGATCGTGTTGGTCGCGACGATAGCCAGGCAATTCGCCAAACCGTCAAGCAATCCCTCAGCGAATACCTGGGGATCCGTTCGTTGACGCTGCGCATCGCGATCAATGCGATTCATGGCATCCCCGATCCCTTTAATCACCGCCTCGACGACTTGCACCTTATCCATGATCCTTCCTCCTTTGCTCGCTACCCCACTGAAGCTCGAACCCCCCGACCACCACCAGGAGGATCTGGCGAGGTCCGTCTTGTTTTCACTATTCTTTTCCCTCTGGGCGATCAGGCGGGATCCCGGTCACTCTTCCGCCGTCCAGTCCGGAGAGGTCTGGCGGTATTGTGGGAGACCTGTGACGGCTTCACACGGTGGGGGAAAAGTGTCCGATAACGTAATCGGGCTTCGGCCCCTTGTCAATGTGTGTTTGAGATCGCGTCGTCCTGGCCTATGGATTTGTGTGAGTGTTGTGCAGGACCGTTTAACGGCCGAGTGAAAGGTGCACCCAGAGGAAATTGGGGGCGGGCGTAATGCCCGATGGGGTCCGCGTCGGCCCAGGGTCCACATCTCCAAGACCGGGTCCCAGAGAAACGGACGAACAACGACCTAGCCCGGATTACCCACATACAGGTGAGTAATCTGCCCTCCGGGCTTCGACTCCACCCCGCGTTTGCGGGGCCTCGCTCAGGGCTAGCCTTGAGGCCCGCCGCAGCGGCGGGACGCATTATTCACGAAGACCCCCGTTCGTGAATAATGCGGGCTAGTACACGAATCGGCGGATGCGGACGTTAATGACTAATCCGACGCCGAGGCAGACGACCAGGAGGGAGGACCCACCGTAGCTTAACAAGGGAAACGGGACACCCACCACCGGCATGATCCCCAACACCATCCCAGCATTGACCAGCAACTGGAGCATAACCATAGCCATGATGCCAAAGGCCATCAAGGCCCCGAACACATCCTTGGCTTCACTGGCGATCTCGAGCCCTCGCGTGATGAGGAAATAGCAGAGGAGCAAGATGACGAGGCAACCAACGAATCCCCACTGCTCGGCGAGCACCGCGAAGATAAAGTCGGTGTGGCTCGCCGGGAGAAAGTTGAGCTGGCTCTGACTAGCCGCCTTCAGCCCCTTCCCCAAGAGCTCTCCCGACCCTACGGCGATCTTCGATTGCATAACGTGATACCCTGCGCCAAGCGGATCGAGCGATGGGAAGAGAAAGGCCCATATCCGCTGTTGTTGATACCCCTTCAGCATGGACCAGAGGAGGGGAGTCAGGGCAGCACCAGCGAAAACGAGGAAGAGAAGGTGCTTCAATCGAAGCCCTACCAGAAAGAGCATTGAGAGGGTGAGCAGTCCGAGCAGGGCCGCAGTGCCCAGATCCGGCTGTCTCAACACAAAGAAGATGGGGACCAGGGCGACCATCGCAGGGGTCGCCATAAGGCGTGGCTTACCCAGGTGCTCTTTGCGATCCTCGAAGTAGCGTGCCAAGAAGATGATCAAGGCAAGCTTCATGAATTCTGAGGGCTGCACTGTCAGGAACCCGACTCGGATCCACCGTTGGGCGCCGAAACCCACCGCCCCTGTCACCTCGACCACGAGGAGGAGGCCGAGCAAAAGCCCAAAAATTGGATAGGCAAAGCGTGCCAGGAGTCGATAGTTGACGAATGCTGCCGCCACCAGACCACAGAGCCCCAGAGCGCCCCAGAGGATCTGACGGATATATAGGGCCTGCCTGTAAGAAGAGGAGGATCCCAGGTTTCCACTCCAGATAGTGAGAATTCCGACAGCGATGAGAATCAGGGTGATACCAGCCATTCGCCAGTCAAAGTTTGTAAGTATCCGACGATCGAGGTACATGCCGTGCTCTCCGACTACTGGCTTTCGGGCGACGGCCCCTGGGCGACCGTACCCTTCTCTAGCAGAGGTGAAAACGCGGCTTCCAGGACGGCCCGCGCCACGGGTCCGGCGGCCGAACCACCTTTCCCGGCGTTTTCGGCAATCACCGCAATCGCAATCTCCGGATTTTCATATGGGGCAAAGGCGACGAACCACGCGTGATCCTCAGTCTTCCCGGGGCCGTGGGCTTCCTTCTTCACCACTTGTGCCGTGCCAGTTTTTCCGGCCACCCGCACGCCACGAATACGAGCCACCCGGCCAGTTCCTTCCTCCACCACCCGGAGCATTCCCTGGCGGACCAGCTCCAGGACCCGAGGGCGAAGGTTTACCTTCCGGACCGGCTCTGGCCCGTAGGCGGCCACGACCTCTCCTCCCCAGGACTCCACCCGCTCTACTACCCAGGGTCGGTAGACGGTCCCCCCGTTGGCAATGGCCGCCACCAGGGTCACCATCTGAAGCGGGGTAACGAGGATCATTCCCTGGCCGATCCCGGTAATGACGGTGTCCCCCAGATACCAACGCTCCCCCAGAACTTCTTGTTTCCACGACGGCGAGGGGATCAGCCCCTTCGCCTCGTCCCCAAAACCGATCCCCGTCTTCTGGCCCAACCCAAACTCCCGGGCCACCAGCACGATGGCATCGATCCCTGCTTTCAGCGCGGCCTGGTAGAAGTAGACGTTACACGAGTTCGTAATCGCCTGCATCAGGTCTTGCTGGCCGTGTCCCCCTTCCTTCCAGTCGTCAAAGGTCGTGCGGCCCAGCCTGAAGTATCCGGGACAATTAAAGACCGTCTCGGGC
The sequence above is a segment of the Candidatus Methylomirabilota bacterium genome. Coding sequences within it:
- a CDS encoding YdcF family protein, with product MEGLESQSRMDWARISRLVGLAGVALFLTAAFTPLPNILIRWLGTPARLESAEAIVVLGAGVEPDGVLGDTSMRRALEGMVLHRKGLAPLLLLSGPGRGEGPAEAEVREELARALGISPEVILTESKAQTTREEAVKSGALLREKGVRRILLVTGSHHMARAQRLFERAGFEVLAAPTDEVSSEASSPEGRLRLMRRTLQELLARFYYRAAGYL
- the rodA gene encoding rod shape-determining protein RodA, encoding MYLDRRILTNFDWRMAGITLILIAVGILTIWSGNLGSSSSYRQALYIRQILWGALGLCGLVAAAFVNYRLLARFAYPIFGLLLGLLLVVEVTGAVGFGAQRWIRVGFLTVQPSEFMKLALIIFLARYFEDRKEHLGKPRLMATPAMVALVPIFFVLRQPDLGTAALLGLLTLSMLFLVGLRLKHLLFLVFAGAALTPLLWSMLKGYQQQRIWAFLFPSLDPLGAGYHVMQSKIAVGSGELLGKGLKAASQSQLNFLPASHTDFIFAVLAEQWGFVGCLVILLLCYFLITRGLEIASEAKDVFGALMAFGIMAMVMLQLLVNAGMVLGIMPVVGVPFPLLSYGGSSLLVVCLGVGLVINVRIRRFVY